Proteins encoded together in one Desulfovibrio sp. UCD-KL4C window:
- the fliJ gene encoding flagellar export protein FliJ, translated as MPKPYAFKLEKILDFRKQVEEQARLALAEATRLHADQKKIVDEIEQKKNNHQKKEYEKLSVDDLWLWRQYNEALTKDLHFAQNRLTQLALNLQRCRTEAVQKSKDRKLLEKLKENQAKKHNEEENLKEQKEYDEMATLRFKPKTF; from the coding sequence ATGCCCAAGCCTTATGCTTTTAAGCTTGAAAAAATTCTCGATTTTAGAAAGCAAGTTGAAGAGCAGGCTCGTTTAGCTCTGGCTGAAGCGACCAGACTTCATGCTGATCAAAAAAAAATTGTCGATGAAATTGAGCAGAAAAAAAATAATCATCAGAAAAAAGAGTATGAAAAACTGTCTGTTGATGATTTATGGCTATGGCGACAGTACAATGAAGCTTTAACTAAAGATCTTCATTTTGCGCAAAATCGTCTCACACAATTGGCCCTCAATTTGCAAAGATGCCGTACAGAAGCTGTTCAAAAGTCAAAAGATCGTAAGTTGCTGGAAAAACTAAAAGAGAATCAGGCGAAAAAACACAATGAAGAAGAAAATCTTAAAGAACAAAAAGAGTATGACGAAATGGCAACGCTTCGGTTCAAACCTAAAACTTTCTAA
- the truA gene encoding tRNA pseudouridine(38-40) synthase TruA, whose amino-acid sequence MKRVKITIAYDGTKFCGWQIQPGVRTVQNELEKAISRITGDSVRVYGSGRTDSGVHALGQVVHFTVPDNKSKIPWQRALNSIMPNDVTVLDVQYVDESFHAQFSSVRKTYVYTLWLENSFLLPCRRNYVWACGPLDLNALDQGMESFWGEHDFASFQNVGTPVKNTIRTIFNFSRLSGENEHEIRLEVCGSGFLKQMVRNMVGCLVEIGRGKANSDSVRSVLEAKDRTLAPATAPAQGLCLAHVYYGELERGESESGHNESNINGGD is encoded by the coding sequence TTGAAAAGAGTCAAAATAACAATTGCTTATGATGGAACAAAGTTCTGTGGCTGGCAGATTCAGCCGGGTGTAAGGACAGTTCAAAATGAACTTGAGAAAGCCATTTCGCGTATAACTGGGGATTCGGTGCGAGTATATGGTTCAGGCCGTACCGACAGCGGGGTACATGCCCTTGGGCAGGTGGTTCATTTTACAGTGCCAGACAACAAATCAAAAATTCCATGGCAACGGGCTTTGAATTCCATTATGCCGAATGATGTTACTGTGTTGGACGTACAGTATGTGGATGAGTCTTTTCACGCTCAGTTCAGTTCTGTTCGTAAAACATATGTTTACACTCTCTGGCTGGAAAACAGCTTTTTGTTACCATGTCGACGTAACTATGTATGGGCATGTGGTCCACTTGATCTTAATGCACTTGATCAGGGGATGGAGTCTTTTTGGGGCGAACATGATTTTGCGTCTTTTCAAAATGTGGGAACTCCGGTCAAGAATACGATTAGAACCATTTTTAATTTTTCACGTCTTTCCGGTGAAAACGAGCATGAAATAAGACTTGAAGTATGCGGATCTGGCTTCTTGAAGCAAATGGTGCGTAATATGGTCGGCTGCCTTGTTGAGATCGGTAGGGGTAAAGCAAATTCAGATTCAGTCCGATCAGTCTTAGAGGCGAAAGATCGAACTTTAGCACCAGCCACAGCTCCAGCGCAGGGGCTGTGTCTTGCTCACGTTTATTACGGGGAGCTTGAGCGTGGCGAATCTGAATCTGGACATAATGAATCTAATATTAACGGGGGCGACTGA